A single Thermocrinis jamiesonii DNA region contains:
- a CDS encoding L-threonylcarbamoyladenylate synthase has protein sequence METVSTKDINKVVKVLEEGGIVCAPTDTIYGLLADATNRKAVERLYEIRRPSNRPFIVLLPEIKQAFEFDIMITKLGITLLSLGVTVIFPKRTTIPTYLTRWRKSIAFRVPKSGIFIQKLLKKFGKPLVAPSANPEGLKPAVDIKEAMEYFGDKIDLYVKGAPLTGKPSTIVKVISPKAIKIIREGNVPKEDIIKLVSNNFDTLELLQNLADLIDRSDR, from the coding sequence CAGTGAGCACAAAGGACATTAATAAGGTGGTGAAGGTTTTGGAAGAAGGTGGCATAGTGTGTGCTCCTACGGATACTATCTACGGGCTTTTGGCAGATGCTACCAACAGAAAAGCGGTGGAGAGACTCTACGAGATCAGAAGGCCCTCCAACAGGCCTTTTATAGTACTGTTGCCAGAGATAAAGCAAGCCTTTGAGTTTGACATTATGATTACCAAACTTGGTATAACCCTTTTAAGTTTAGGAGTTACCGTAATTTTCCCAAAAAGGACCACCATTCCTACATACCTAACCAGATGGAGAAAAAGTATAGCCTTCAGAGTGCCAAAAAGTGGCATATTCATACAGAAACTTCTTAAAAAGTTTGGCAAACCCCTTGTAGCTCCAAGTGCCAACCCAGAAGGGCTAAAGCCTGCGGTGGATATAAAGGAAGCTATGGAATATTTTGGAGATAAGATAGACCTTTATGTAAAGGGAGCACCGCTTACAGGCAAGCCCTCCACAATAGTGAAGGTTATAAGTCCAAAAGCTATAAAGATAATAAGGGAAGGGAATGTGCCTAAGGAGGATATAATAAAACTTGTAAGTAATAATTTTGATACGCTGGAGTTATTGCAAAATCTTGCAGACCTTATAGACAGATCTGACAGATAG